In a single window of the Pongo abelii isolate AG06213 chromosome 1, NHGRI_mPonAbe1-v2.0_pri, whole genome shotgun sequence genome:
- the BCL9 gene encoding B-cell CLL/lymphoma 9 protein isoform X3, with amino-acid sequence MHSSNPKVRSSPSGNTQSSPKSKQEVMVRPPTVMSPSGNPQLDSKFSNQGKQGGSASQSQPSPCDSKSGGHTPKALPGPGGSMGLKNGAGNGAKGKGKRERSISADSFDQRDPGTPNDDSDIKECNSADHIKSQDSQHTPHSMTPSNATAPRSSTPSHGQTTATEPTPAQKTPAKVVYVFSTEMANKAAEAVLKGQVETIVSFHIQNISNSKTERSTAPLNTQISALRNDPKPLPQQPPAPANQDQNSSQNTRLQPTPPIPAPAPKPAAPPRPLDRESPGVENKLIPSVGSPASSTPLPPDGTGPNSTPNNRAVTPVSQGSNSSSADPKAPPPPPVSSGEPPTLGENPDGLSQEQLEHRERSLQTLRDIQRMLFPDEKEFTGAQSGGPQQNPGVLDGPQKKPEGPIQAMMAQSQSLGKGPGPRTDVGAPFGPQGHRDVPFSPDEMVPPSMNSQSGTIGPDHLDHMTPEQIAWLKLQQEFYEEKRRKQEQVVVQQCSLQDMMVHQHGPRGVVRGPPPPYQMTPSEGWAPGGAEPFSDGINMPHSLPPRGMAPHPNMPGSQMRLPGFAGMINSEMEGPNVPNPASRPGLSGVSWPDDVPKIPDGRNFPPGQGVFSGPGRGERFPNPQGLSEEIFQQQLAEKQLGLPPGMAMEGIRPSMEMNRMIPGSQRHMEPGNNPIFPRIPVEGPLSPSRGDFPKGMPPQMGPGRELEFGMVPSGMKGDVNLNVNMGSNSQMIPQKMREAGAGPEEMLKLRPGGSDMLPAQQKMVPLPFGEHPQQEYGMGPRPFLPMSQGPGSNSGLRNLREPIGPDQRTNSRLSHMPPLPLNPSSNPTSLNTAPPVQRGLGRKPLDISVAGSQVHSPGINPLKSPTMHQVQSPMLGSPSGNLKSPQTPSQLAGMLAGPAAAASIKSPPVLGSAAASPVHLKSPSLPAPSPGWTSSPKPPLQSPGIPPNHKAPLTMASPAMLGNVESGGPPPPTASQPASVNIPGSLPSSTPYTMPPEPTLSQNPLSIMMSRMSKFAMPSSTPLYHDAIKTVASSDDDSPPARSPNLPSMNNMPGMGINTQNPRISGPNPVVPMPTLSPMGMTQPLSHSNQMPSPNAMGPNIPPHGVPMGPGLMSHNPIMGHGSQEPPMVPQGRMGFPQGFPPVQSPPQQVPFPHNGPSGGQGSFPGGMGFPGEGPLGRPSNLPQSSADAALCKPGGPGGPDSFTVLGNSMPSVFTDPDLQEVIRPGATGIPEFDLSRIIPSEKPSQTLQYFPRGEVPGRKQPQGPGPGFSHMQGMMGEQAPRMGLALPGMGGPGPVGTPDIPLGTAPSMPGHNPMRPPAFLQQGMMGPHHRMMSPAQSTMPGQPTLMSNPAAAVGMIPGKDRGPAGLYTHPGPVGSPGMMMSMQGMMGPQQNIMIPPQMRPRGMAADVGMGGFSQGPGNPGNMMF; translated from the exons CCCAGCCATCCCCCTGTGACTCCAAGAGTGGGGGCCATACCCCTAAAGCACTCCCTGGCCCAGGTGGGAGCATGGGGCTGAAGAATGGGGCTGGAAATGGTGCCAAGGGCAAGGGGAAAAGGGAGCGAAGTATTTCCGCCGACTCCTTTGATCAGAGAGATCCTGGGACTCCAAACGATGACTCTGACATTAAAG aatgtaatTCTGCTGACCACATAAAGTCCCAGGATTCCCAGCACACACCACACTCGATGACCCCATCAAATGCTACAGCCCCCAGGTCTTCCACCCCCTCCCATGGCCAAACTACTGCCACAGAGCCCACACCTGCTCAGAAGACTCCAGCCAAAGTGGTGTATGTGTTTTCTACTGAGATGGCCAATAA AGCTGCAGAAGCTGTTTTGAAGGGCCAGGTTGAAACTATTGTCTCTTTCCACATCCAGAACATTTCTAACAGCAAGACAGAGAGAAGCACAGCGCCTCTG AACACACAGATATCTGCCCTTCGGAATGATCCGAAACCTCTCCCACAACAGCCCCCAGCTCCAGCCAACCAGGACCAGAATTCTTCCCAGAATACCAGACTACAGCCAACTCCACCCATTCCGGCACCAGCACCCAAGCCTGCCGCACCCCCACGTCCCCTGGACCGGGAGAGTCCTGGGGTAGAAAACAAACTGATTCCTTCTGTAGGAAGTCCTGccagctccactccactgcccccAGATGGTACTGGGCCCAACTCAACTCCCAACAATAGGGCAGTGACCCCTGTCTCCCAGGGGAGCAATAGCTCTTCAGCAGATCCCAAagcccctccacctccaccagTGTCCAGTGGCGAGCCCCCCACACTGGGAGAGAATCCCGATGGCCTATCTCAGGAGCAGCTGGAGCACCGGGAGCGCTCCTTACAAACTCTGAGAGATATCCAGCGCATGCTTTTTCCTGATGAGAAAGAATTCACAGGAGCACAAAGTGGAGGACCCCAGCAGAATCCTGGGGTATTAGATGGGCCTCAGAAAAAACCAGAAGGGCCAATACAGGCCATGATGGCCCAATCCCAAAGCCTAGGTAAGGGACCTGGGCCCCGGACAGACGTGGGAGCTCCATTTGGCCCTCAAGGACATAGAGATGTACCCTTTTCTCCAGATGAAATGGTTCCACCTTCTATGAACTCCCAGTCTGGGACCATAGGACCAGACCACCTCGACCATATGACTCCCGAGCAGATAGCGTGGCTGAAACTGCAGCAGGAGTTTTatgaagagaagaggaggaagcaggAACAAGTGGTTGTCCAGCAGTGTTCCCTCCAGGACATGATGGTCCATCAGCATGGGCCTCGGGGAGTGGTCCGAGGGCCCCCCCCTCCATATCAGATGACCCCTAGTGAAGGCTGGGCACCTGGGGGTGCAGAGCCATTTTCTGATGGTATCAACATGCCACATTCTCTGCCCCCGAGGGGCATGGCTCCCCACCCCAACATGCCAGGGAGCCAGATGCGCCTCCCTGGATTTGCAGGCATGATAAACTCTGAAATGGAAGGGCCGAATGTCCCCAACCCTGCATCTAGACCAGGTCTTTCTGGAGTCAGTTGGCCAGATGATGTGCCAAAAATCCCAGATGGTCGAAATTTTCCTCCTGGCCAGGGCGTTTTCAGCGGTCCCGGCCGAGGGGAACGCTTCCCAAACCCCCAAGGATTGTCTGAAGAGATATTTCAGCAGCAGCTGGCAGAGAAACAGCTGGGTCTCCCCCCAGGGATGGCCAtggaaggcatcaggcccagcaTGGAGATGAACAGGATGATTCCAGGCTCCCAGCGCCACATGGAGCCTGGGAATAACCCCATTTTCCCTCGAATACCAGTTGAGGGCCCTCTGAGTCCTTCTAGGGGTGACTTTCCAAAAGGAATGCCCCCACAGATGGGCCCTGGTCGGGAACTTGAGTTTGGGATGGTTCCTAGTGGGATGAAGGGAGATGTCAATCTAAATGTCAACATGGGATCCAACTCTCAGATGATACCTCAGAAGATGAGAGAGGCTGGGGCGGGCCCTGAGGAGATGCTGAAATTACGCCCAGGTGGCTCAGATATGCTGCCTGCTCAGCagaagatggtgccactgccatTTGGTGAGCACCCCCAGCAGGAGTATGGCATGGGCCCCAGACCATTCCTTCCCATGTCTCAGGGTCCAGGCAGCAACAGTGGCTTGCGGAATCTCAGAGAACCAATTGGGCCCGACCAAAGGACTAACAGCCGGCTCAGTCATATGCCACCACTACCTCTCAACCCTTCCAGTAACCCCACCAGCCTCAACACAGCTCCTCCAGTTCAGCGCGGCCTGGGGCGGAAGCCCTTGGATATATCTGTGGCAGGCAGCCAGGTGCATTCCCCAGGCATTAACCCTCTGAAGTCTCCCACGATGCACCAAGTCCAGTCACCAATGCTGGGCTCGCCCTCGGGGAACCTCAAGTCCCCCCAGACTCCATCGCAGCTGGCAGGCATGCTGGCGGgcccagctgctgctgcttccaTTAAGTCCCCCCCTGTTTTGGGGTCTGCTGCTGCTTCACCTGTCCACCTCAAGTCTCCATCACTTCCTGCCCCGTCACCTGGATGGACCTCTTCTCCAAAACCTCCCCTTCAGAGTCCTGGGATCCCTCCAAACCATAAAGCACCCCTCACcatggcctccccagccatgctgggaaatgtagaGTCAG GTGGCCCCCCACCTCCTACAGCCAGCCAACCTGCCTCTGTGAATATCCCTGGAAGTCTTCCCTCTAGTACACCTTATACCATGCCTCCAGAGCCAACCCTTTCCCAGAACCCACTCTCTATTATGATGTCTCGAATGTCCAAGTTTGCAATGCCCAGTTCCACCCCGTTATACCATGATGCTATCAAGACTGTGGCCAGCTCAGATGACGACTCCCCTCCAGCTCGTTCTCCCAACTTGCCATCAATGAATAATATGCCAG gaatGGGCATTAATACACAGAATCCTCGAATTTCAGGTCCAAACCCCGTGGTTCCGATGCCAACCCTCAGCCCAATGGGAATGACCCAGCCACTTTCTCACTCCAATCAGATGCCCTCTCCAAATGCCATGGGACCCAACATACCTCCTCATGGGGTCCCAATGGGGCCTGGCTTGATGTCACACAATCCTATCATGGGGCATGGGTCCCAGGAGCCACCGATGGTACCTCAAGGACGGATGGGCTTCCCCCAGGGCTTCCCTCCAGTACAGTCTCCCCCACAGCAGGTTCCATTCCCTCACAATGGCCCCAGTGGGGGGCAGGGCAGCTTCCCAGGAGGGATGGGTTTCCCAGGAGAAGGCCCCCTTGGCCGCCCCAGCAACCTGCCCCAAAGTTCAGCAGATGCAGCACTTTGCAAGCCTGGAGGCCCCGGGGGTCCTGACTCCTTCACTGTCCTGGGGAACAGCATGCCTTCGGTGTTTACAGACCCAGATCTGCAGGAGGTCATCCGACCTGGAGCCACCGGAATACCTGAGTTTGATCTATCCCGCATTATTCCATCTGAGAAGCCCAGCCAGACGCTGCAATATTTCCCTCGAGGGGAAGTTCCAGGTCGTAAACAGCCCCAGGGTCCTGGACCTGGGTTTTCACACATGCAGGGGATGATGGGCGAACAAGCCCCCAGAATGGGACTAGCATTACCTGGCATGGGAGGTCCAGGGCCAGTGGGAACTCCGGACATCCCTCTTGGTACAGCTCCATCCATGCCAGGCCACAACCCCATGAGACCACCAGCCTTTCTCCAACAAGGCATGATGGGACCTCACCATCGGATGATGTCACCAGCACAATCTACAATGCCCGGCCAGCCCACCCTGATGAGCAATCCAGCCGCTGCCGTGGGCATGATTCCTGGCAAGGATCGGGGGCCTGCCGGGCTCTACACCCACCCTGGGCCTGTGGGCTCTCCAGGCATGATGATGTCCATGCAGGGCATGATGGGACCCCAACAGAACATCATGATCCCCCCACAGATGAGGCCCCGGGGCATGGCTGCTGACGTGGGCATGGGTGGATTTAGCCAAGGACCTGGCAACCCAGGAAACATgatgttttaa
- the BCL9 gene encoding B-cell CLL/lymphoma 9 protein isoform X4 — MAEVNHGVVILVLRVSLTPSRNCLSLICADQLYLVSDLPLLFVSFSSPKSKQEVMVRPPTVMSPSGNPQLDSKFSNQECNSADHIKSQDSQHTPHSMTPSNATAPRSSTPSHGQTTATEPTPAQKTPAKVVYVFSTEMANKAAEAVLKGQVETIVSFHIQNISNSKTERSTAPLNTQISALRNDPKPLPQQPPAPANQDQNSSQNTRLQPTPPIPAPAPKPAAPPRPLDRESPGVENKLIPSVGSPASSTPLPPDGTGPNSTPNNRAVTPVSQGSNSSSADPKAPPPPPVSSGEPPTLGENPDGLSQEQLEHRERSLQTLRDIQRMLFPDEKEFTGAQSGGPQQNPGVLDGPQKKPEGPIQAMMAQSQSLGKGPGPRTDVGAPFGPQGHRDVPFSPDEMVPPSMNSQSGTIGPDHLDHMTPEQIAWLKLQQEFYEEKRRKQEQVVVQQCSLQDMMVHQHGPRGVVRGPPPPYQMTPSEGWAPGGAEPFSDGINMPHSLPPRGMAPHPNMPGSQMRLPGFAGMINSEMEGPNVPNPASRPGLSGVSWPDDVPKIPDGRNFPPGQGVFSGPGRGERFPNPQGLSEEIFQQQLAEKQLGLPPGMAMEGIRPSMEMNRMIPGSQRHMEPGNNPIFPRIPVEGPLSPSRGDFPKGMPPQMGPGRELEFGMVPSGMKGDVNLNVNMGSNSQMIPQKMREAGAGPEEMLKLRPGGSDMLPAQQKMVPLPFGEHPQQEYGMGPRPFLPMSQGPGSNSGLRNLREPIGPDQRTNSRLSHMPPLPLNPSSNPTSLNTAPPVQRGLGRKPLDISVAGSQVHSPGINPLKSPTMHQVQSPMLGSPSGNLKSPQTPSQLAGMLAGPAAAASIKSPPVLGSAAASPVHLKSPSLPAPSPGWTSSPKPPLQSPGIPPNHKAPLTMASPAMLGNVESGGPPPPTASQPASVNIPGSLPSSTPYTMPPEPTLSQNPLSIMMSRMSKFAMPSSTPLYHDAIKTVASSDDDSPPARSPNLPSMNNMPGMGINTQNPRISGPNPVVPMPTLSPMGMTQPLSHSNQMPSPNAMGPNIPPHGVPMGPGLMSHNPIMGHGSQEPPMVPQGRMGFPQGFPPVQSPPQQVPFPHNGPSGGQGSFPGGMGFPGEGPLGRPSNLPQSSADAALCKPGGPGGPDSFTVLGNSMPSVFTDPDLQEVIRPGATGIPEFDLSRIIPSEKPSQTLQYFPRGEVPGRKQPQGPGPGFSHMQGMMGEQAPRMGLALPGMGGPGPVGTPDIPLGTAPSMPGHNPMRPPAFLQQGMMGPHHRMMSPAQSTMPGQPTLMSNPAAAVGMIPGKDRGPAGLYTHPGPVGSPGMMMSMQGMMGPQQNIMIPPQMRPRGMAADVGMGGFSQGPGNPGNMMF, encoded by the exons aatgtaatTCTGCTGACCACATAAAGTCCCAGGATTCCCAGCACACACCACACTCGATGACCCCATCAAATGCTACAGCCCCCAGGTCTTCCACCCCCTCCCATGGCCAAACTACTGCCACAGAGCCCACACCTGCTCAGAAGACTCCAGCCAAAGTGGTGTATGTGTTTTCTACTGAGATGGCCAATAA AGCTGCAGAAGCTGTTTTGAAGGGCCAGGTTGAAACTATTGTCTCTTTCCACATCCAGAACATTTCTAACAGCAAGACAGAGAGAAGCACAGCGCCTCTG AACACACAGATATCTGCCCTTCGGAATGATCCGAAACCTCTCCCACAACAGCCCCCAGCTCCAGCCAACCAGGACCAGAATTCTTCCCAGAATACCAGACTACAGCCAACTCCACCCATTCCGGCACCAGCACCCAAGCCTGCCGCACCCCCACGTCCCCTGGACCGGGAGAGTCCTGGGGTAGAAAACAAACTGATTCCTTCTGTAGGAAGTCCTGccagctccactccactgcccccAGATGGTACTGGGCCCAACTCAACTCCCAACAATAGGGCAGTGACCCCTGTCTCCCAGGGGAGCAATAGCTCTTCAGCAGATCCCAAagcccctccacctccaccagTGTCCAGTGGCGAGCCCCCCACACTGGGAGAGAATCCCGATGGCCTATCTCAGGAGCAGCTGGAGCACCGGGAGCGCTCCTTACAAACTCTGAGAGATATCCAGCGCATGCTTTTTCCTGATGAGAAAGAATTCACAGGAGCACAAAGTGGAGGACCCCAGCAGAATCCTGGGGTATTAGATGGGCCTCAGAAAAAACCAGAAGGGCCAATACAGGCCATGATGGCCCAATCCCAAAGCCTAGGTAAGGGACCTGGGCCCCGGACAGACGTGGGAGCTCCATTTGGCCCTCAAGGACATAGAGATGTACCCTTTTCTCCAGATGAAATGGTTCCACCTTCTATGAACTCCCAGTCTGGGACCATAGGACCAGACCACCTCGACCATATGACTCCCGAGCAGATAGCGTGGCTGAAACTGCAGCAGGAGTTTTatgaagagaagaggaggaagcaggAACAAGTGGTTGTCCAGCAGTGTTCCCTCCAGGACATGATGGTCCATCAGCATGGGCCTCGGGGAGTGGTCCGAGGGCCCCCCCCTCCATATCAGATGACCCCTAGTGAAGGCTGGGCACCTGGGGGTGCAGAGCCATTTTCTGATGGTATCAACATGCCACATTCTCTGCCCCCGAGGGGCATGGCTCCCCACCCCAACATGCCAGGGAGCCAGATGCGCCTCCCTGGATTTGCAGGCATGATAAACTCTGAAATGGAAGGGCCGAATGTCCCCAACCCTGCATCTAGACCAGGTCTTTCTGGAGTCAGTTGGCCAGATGATGTGCCAAAAATCCCAGATGGTCGAAATTTTCCTCCTGGCCAGGGCGTTTTCAGCGGTCCCGGCCGAGGGGAACGCTTCCCAAACCCCCAAGGATTGTCTGAAGAGATATTTCAGCAGCAGCTGGCAGAGAAACAGCTGGGTCTCCCCCCAGGGATGGCCAtggaaggcatcaggcccagcaTGGAGATGAACAGGATGATTCCAGGCTCCCAGCGCCACATGGAGCCTGGGAATAACCCCATTTTCCCTCGAATACCAGTTGAGGGCCCTCTGAGTCCTTCTAGGGGTGACTTTCCAAAAGGAATGCCCCCACAGATGGGCCCTGGTCGGGAACTTGAGTTTGGGATGGTTCCTAGTGGGATGAAGGGAGATGTCAATCTAAATGTCAACATGGGATCCAACTCTCAGATGATACCTCAGAAGATGAGAGAGGCTGGGGCGGGCCCTGAGGAGATGCTGAAATTACGCCCAGGTGGCTCAGATATGCTGCCTGCTCAGCagaagatggtgccactgccatTTGGTGAGCACCCCCAGCAGGAGTATGGCATGGGCCCCAGACCATTCCTTCCCATGTCTCAGGGTCCAGGCAGCAACAGTGGCTTGCGGAATCTCAGAGAACCAATTGGGCCCGACCAAAGGACTAACAGCCGGCTCAGTCATATGCCACCACTACCTCTCAACCCTTCCAGTAACCCCACCAGCCTCAACACAGCTCCTCCAGTTCAGCGCGGCCTGGGGCGGAAGCCCTTGGATATATCTGTGGCAGGCAGCCAGGTGCATTCCCCAGGCATTAACCCTCTGAAGTCTCCCACGATGCACCAAGTCCAGTCACCAATGCTGGGCTCGCCCTCGGGGAACCTCAAGTCCCCCCAGACTCCATCGCAGCTGGCAGGCATGCTGGCGGgcccagctgctgctgcttccaTTAAGTCCCCCCCTGTTTTGGGGTCTGCTGCTGCTTCACCTGTCCACCTCAAGTCTCCATCACTTCCTGCCCCGTCACCTGGATGGACCTCTTCTCCAAAACCTCCCCTTCAGAGTCCTGGGATCCCTCCAAACCATAAAGCACCCCTCACcatggcctccccagccatgctgggaaatgtagaGTCAG GTGGCCCCCCACCTCCTACAGCCAGCCAACCTGCCTCTGTGAATATCCCTGGAAGTCTTCCCTCTAGTACACCTTATACCATGCCTCCAGAGCCAACCCTTTCCCAGAACCCACTCTCTATTATGATGTCTCGAATGTCCAAGTTTGCAATGCCCAGTTCCACCCCGTTATACCATGATGCTATCAAGACTGTGGCCAGCTCAGATGACGACTCCCCTCCAGCTCGTTCTCCCAACTTGCCATCAATGAATAATATGCCAG gaatGGGCATTAATACACAGAATCCTCGAATTTCAGGTCCAAACCCCGTGGTTCCGATGCCAACCCTCAGCCCAATGGGAATGACCCAGCCACTTTCTCACTCCAATCAGATGCCCTCTCCAAATGCCATGGGACCCAACATACCTCCTCATGGGGTCCCAATGGGGCCTGGCTTGATGTCACACAATCCTATCATGGGGCATGGGTCCCAGGAGCCACCGATGGTACCTCAAGGACGGATGGGCTTCCCCCAGGGCTTCCCTCCAGTACAGTCTCCCCCACAGCAGGTTCCATTCCCTCACAATGGCCCCAGTGGGGGGCAGGGCAGCTTCCCAGGAGGGATGGGTTTCCCAGGAGAAGGCCCCCTTGGCCGCCCCAGCAACCTGCCCCAAAGTTCAGCAGATGCAGCACTTTGCAAGCCTGGAGGCCCCGGGGGTCCTGACTCCTTCACTGTCCTGGGGAACAGCATGCCTTCGGTGTTTACAGACCCAGATCTGCAGGAGGTCATCCGACCTGGAGCCACCGGAATACCTGAGTTTGATCTATCCCGCATTATTCCATCTGAGAAGCCCAGCCAGACGCTGCAATATTTCCCTCGAGGGGAAGTTCCAGGTCGTAAACAGCCCCAGGGTCCTGGACCTGGGTTTTCACACATGCAGGGGATGATGGGCGAACAAGCCCCCAGAATGGGACTAGCATTACCTGGCATGGGAGGTCCAGGGCCAGTGGGAACTCCGGACATCCCTCTTGGTACAGCTCCATCCATGCCAGGCCACAACCCCATGAGACCACCAGCCTTTCTCCAACAAGGCATGATGGGACCTCACCATCGGATGATGTCACCAGCACAATCTACAATGCCCGGCCAGCCCACCCTGATGAGCAATCCAGCCGCTGCCGTGGGCATGATTCCTGGCAAGGATCGGGGGCCTGCCGGGCTCTACACCCACCCTGGGCCTGTGGGCTCTCCAGGCATGATGATGTCCATGCAGGGCATGATGGGACCCCAACAGAACATCATGATCCCCCCACAGATGAGGCCCCGGGGCATGGCTGCTGACGTGGGCATGGGTGGATTTAGCCAAGGACCTGGCAACCCAGGAAACATgatgttttaa